One Paracidovorax avenae ATCC 19860 genomic region harbors:
- the soxR gene encoding redox-sensitive transcriptional activator SoxR, which yields MPELTVGEVADRSGLAVSALHFYESKGLIASVRSAGNQRRYPRSVLRRVAVIKIAQRMGLPLATIADALQALPEGRTPTVADWRRLSAAWRAELDERIATLTRLRDQLDGCIGCGCLSLRACPLRNPDDTLGASGAGPHFSPDPAARRRAR from the coding sequence ATGCCCGAACTTACCGTGGGCGAAGTCGCCGACCGCAGCGGGCTGGCGGTGTCGGCGCTGCATTTCTACGAATCCAAGGGCCTGATCGCCAGCGTGCGCAGCGCCGGCAACCAGCGCCGCTATCCACGCTCCGTGCTGCGGCGCGTCGCCGTCATCAAGATCGCGCAGCGCATGGGGTTGCCACTGGCGACCATCGCGGACGCCCTGCAGGCCCTGCCCGAGGGCCGCACGCCCACGGTGGCCGACTGGCGCCGGCTGTCCGCAGCCTGGCGCGCGGAGCTCGATGAACGCATCGCCACGCTCACGCGCCTGCGCGACCAGCTCGACGGCTGCATCGGCTGCGGGTGCCTGTCCCTGCGCGCCTGCCCGTTGCGCAATCCGGACGACACCCTGGGGGCTTCGGGCGCGGGGCCGCATTTTTCCCCCGATCCGGCCGCACGCCGGCGGGCACGCTGA
- a CDS encoding GAF domain-containing sensor histidine kinase has translation MHATAIPAAEPADASLEGVHSAAHALAARHAPERLEAVVATGLLDSPAEPGFDSLTATAARLLGAAACFISVVDGQRDFYKSQSGFPEALARAREMEGLTFCHFTLDRDDALVIRDTHAEPQWRAVPTVESLGVRAYVGVPLKAHGQNIGSFCVIDMRPRAWTDDELETIRQLAVSAARELDLRTALAAAQEAAATARAQALARERVLAVVAHDLRTPLQVLQLSATQIQRCAAPPPEAIVQRMLSAVGMMASLVEGLLRPSDSASTVQALPLATLATDAVEMMAPIAEKCGIALVLGPVPDALVRVDYGQMVRVLGNLIGNSLKYSPEGSTVRMAGTCSSPHAARSVELTVADNGMGMAPEEVARAFEPGWQGETARARKDGVGLGLGIVKSLVESNRGQVRMESRPGQGTSVTITLPRA, from the coding sequence ATGCATGCCACCGCGATCCCTGCCGCCGAGCCGGCCGACGCCTCCCTGGAGGGCGTGCATTCCGCCGCCCACGCCCTGGCGGCCCGTCATGCACCCGAGCGCCTTGAGGCCGTGGTGGCCACGGGCCTGCTCGACTCCCCCGCAGAGCCTGGCTTCGACAGCCTGACGGCGACCGCGGCCCGCCTTCTGGGTGCCGCGGCATGTTTCATATCCGTCGTCGATGGGCAGCGCGATTTCTACAAGAGCCAGTCCGGCTTTCCCGAAGCGCTGGCGCGTGCCCGCGAAATGGAGGGCCTGACGTTCTGCCACTTCACGCTGGACCGGGACGATGCGCTGGTCATCCGCGACACGCACGCCGAGCCGCAATGGCGCGCCGTGCCCACCGTGGAAAGCCTGGGCGTGCGTGCCTACGTGGGCGTGCCCCTGAAGGCGCATGGGCAGAACATCGGCAGCTTCTGCGTGATCGACATGCGCCCGCGCGCCTGGACGGACGACGAACTGGAGACCATCCGCCAGCTGGCCGTCTCCGCGGCGCGCGAGCTGGACCTGCGCACCGCCCTGGCCGCCGCGCAGGAGGCCGCCGCCACGGCACGCGCCCAGGCGCTGGCGCGCGAACGGGTGCTGGCGGTGGTCGCGCACGACCTGCGCACGCCGCTGCAGGTGCTGCAGCTCAGCGCCACGCAGATCCAGCGCTGCGCGGCGCCGCCGCCGGAGGCCATCGTGCAGCGCATGCTGTCGGCCGTGGGCATGATGGCCTCGCTGGTGGAAGGCCTGCTGCGGCCGTCCGACTCGGCATCGACCGTGCAGGCCCTGCCGCTGGCGACGCTGGCCACGGACGCGGTCGAGATGATGGCGCCCATCGCCGAGAAATGCGGCATCGCGCTGGTGCTGGGGCCGGTGCCCGACGCGCTGGTGCGGGTGGACTACGGCCAGATGGTGCGGGTGCTGGGCAACCTGATCGGCAATTCGCTCAAGTACTCGCCCGAGGGCAGCACCGTGCGCATGGCCGGCACCTGCAGTTCGCCGCACGCGGCGCGATCGGTCGAACTCACGGTGGCGGACAACGGCATGGGCATGGCCCCGGAAGAAGTCGCGCGCGCGTTCGAGCCGGGCTGGCAGGGCGAGACGGCCCGTGCCCGCAAGGACGGCGTCGGCCTGGGCCTGGGCATCGTGAAATCGCTGGTGGAATCCAATCGCGGCCAGGTGCGCATGGAAAGCCGCCCCGGCCAGGGCACCTCCGTCACCATCACCCTGCCGCGCGCCTGA
- a CDS encoding IclR family transcriptional regulator, which produces MTEETDRYRAPALDKGLDILELLAGQPHGLTRAEIVKAMGRSPGEIYRMLERLVARDYVTRSPQGDRYALSLKLFVLGHSHPPMERMVSQALPVMEGFATAAQQSCHLGVYNRGDITVVAQVNGPGNWGLSIRLGVRVSLIDTGSGHVMLAFQTEQRRAEMLAEHQATQGAEGEAPMQPAELHTILEHVRTQGWWQGDSQQAFGVIDISMPVRGPQGQALAVLTCPFIRRLDRPLEADLQAAREQLAQAAEALSIR; this is translated from the coding sequence ATGACAGAAGAAACCGATCGCTACCGTGCTCCCGCCCTCGACAAAGGGCTGGACATCCTCGAGCTGCTGGCCGGCCAGCCCCATGGCCTCACCCGCGCCGAGATCGTGAAGGCCATGGGCCGCAGTCCGGGCGAGATCTACCGCATGCTCGAGAGGCTGGTGGCGCGCGACTACGTCACCCGCTCACCGCAGGGCGACCGCTACGCGCTCAGCCTCAAGCTCTTCGTGCTGGGGCACAGCCATCCGCCCATGGAGCGCATGGTGTCGCAGGCCCTGCCGGTGATGGAGGGCTTCGCCACGGCGGCGCAGCAGTCCTGCCACCTGGGCGTCTATAACCGGGGGGATATCACGGTGGTGGCCCAGGTCAACGGACCGGGCAACTGGGGCCTGTCGATCCGGCTGGGCGTGCGGGTGAGCCTGATCGACACCGGCTCGGGCCATGTGATGCTGGCCTTCCAGACCGAGCAGCGCCGCGCCGAGATGCTGGCCGAGCACCAGGCCACGCAGGGCGCCGAGGGCGAAGCGCCCATGCAGCCGGCGGAACTGCACACCATCCTGGAGCATGTGCGCACGCAGGGCTGGTGGCAGGGCGACAGCCAGCAGGCCTTCGGCGTGATCGACATCTCCATGCCCGTGCGCGGGCCGCAGGGCCAGGCGCTGGCCGTGCTGACCTGCCCCTTCATCCGCCGCCTGGACCGGCCGCTGGAAGCCGACCTGCAGGCCGCGCGCGAGCAATTGGCGCAGGCGGCAGAGGCCCTGTCGATCCGCTGA
- the ylqF gene encoding ribosome biogenesis GTPase YlqF: MAIQWFPGHMHSTRKAIGERIKDIDVVIELLDARLPGSSANPLLAELTGHRPTLKVLNKQDVADATRTPAWLDWYNARADTRAIGLDASDTAPARRLIDACRQLAPQRGGMAKPMRVLICGIPNVGKSTLINTLTGKTQAKTGDEAGITKLEQRIVLDDDFYLWDTPGMLWPRITIPESGYKLAASGAVGRNAYDEEEVALELLAYLQRHYAPLLDARYRLGLDAAAIAALHDDELLTLIARKRGAVMSGGRVNLQKAAELVMTDFRSAILGRITLETPPEFEAWSAAAQVQEAARAARKAERESRRKGGRPASGAERGEDA, encoded by the coding sequence ATGGCCATCCAATGGTTTCCCGGCCACATGCATTCCACGCGCAAGGCGATCGGCGAGCGCATCAAGGACATCGACGTCGTCATCGAGCTCCTGGACGCGCGCCTGCCCGGCTCCAGCGCCAACCCGCTGCTGGCCGAGCTCACCGGCCACCGGCCCACCCTCAAGGTGCTGAACAAGCAGGACGTGGCCGATGCCACCCGCACGCCGGCCTGGCTCGACTGGTACAACGCCCGCGCCGACACCCGCGCCATCGGGCTGGATGCCTCCGACACCGCGCCGGCACGCCGCCTGATCGACGCCTGCCGGCAGCTCGCGCCCCAGCGCGGCGGCATGGCCAAGCCCATGCGCGTGCTGATCTGCGGCATTCCCAACGTGGGCAAGTCCACCCTGATCAACACGCTCACCGGCAAGACCCAGGCGAAGACCGGCGACGAGGCCGGCATCACCAAGCTCGAGCAGCGCATCGTGCTGGACGATGATTTCTACCTGTGGGACACCCCGGGCATGCTGTGGCCGCGCATCACCATTCCGGAAAGCGGCTACAAGCTCGCCGCGAGCGGCGCGGTGGGCCGCAATGCCTACGACGAGGAAGAGGTGGCGCTGGAGCTGCTGGCCTATCTGCAGCGCCACTACGCGCCCCTGCTGGATGCGCGCTACCGCCTCGGGCTGGATGCGGCAGCGATCGCGGCGCTGCACGACGATGAACTGCTCACGCTCATCGCGCGCAAGCGCGGGGCCGTGATGTCGGGCGGGCGCGTGAACCTGCAGAAGGCGGCCGAGCTGGTGATGACGGACTTCCGCAGTGCCATCCTCGGGCGCATCACGCTGGAGACGCCGCCCGAATTCGAGGCCTGGAGCGCGGCGGCGCAGGTCCAGGAAGCCGCCCGGGCCGCCAGGAAGGCCGAGCGCGAATCGCGCCGCAAGGGAGGGCGGCCCGCCAGCGGAGCCGAACGCGGCGAAGACGCCTGA
- a CDS encoding porin: MNTHSKTTLAAAAALLAAAGTLPGAAHAQSNVTLYGRVVAGVEYINKIADPVTGQTNSLTRAADNQWGTSMIGFRGKEDLGGGLSAVFNLEGGFSATKGTTGSAFFNRRSLVGLSSASWGTLMFGKNLFNSNDVWNIDPTGQQFMSSSTLVRGRNWPGVNNLIEYTTPNFGGFTANVQLGMGEQPGSNKQLRNEGLSLAYAANNLEVRAMLNSRRDANGNYSDAYNYSKDAILGGTYRIGAAKLFAAYEAISAPDAAAGAPSKLKHGWLGVRYDVTSALTLIGAGYRVSANRGNGNATLLMVGADYYLSKRTFLYASLGGVNNSSTANYAADVTVNGPGAGASQRAMYFGMGHSF, from the coding sequence GTGAATACGCATTCCAAGACAACCCTGGCGGCTGCGGCCGCGCTGCTGGCCGCGGCCGGCACGCTGCCCGGCGCGGCGCACGCGCAGTCCAACGTCACGCTCTATGGCCGCGTGGTCGCGGGCGTGGAATACATCAACAAGATCGCTGACCCCGTCACCGGCCAGACGAACTCGCTCACGCGCGCTGCCGACAACCAGTGGGGCACGAGCATGATCGGCTTCCGCGGCAAGGAAGACCTGGGCGGCGGCCTGAGCGCCGTCTTCAACCTGGAAGGCGGCTTCAGCGCCACCAAGGGCACGACCGGCTCGGCGTTCTTCAATCGCCGCTCGCTGGTGGGCCTGAGCAGCGCCAGCTGGGGCACCCTGATGTTCGGCAAGAACCTCTTCAACAGCAACGACGTGTGGAACATCGATCCCACGGGCCAGCAGTTCATGAGCAGCTCGACGCTGGTGCGCGGCCGCAACTGGCCGGGCGTGAACAACCTCATCGAGTACACCACGCCCAACTTCGGCGGCTTCACCGCCAACGTGCAATTGGGCATGGGCGAGCAGCCGGGATCGAACAAGCAGTTGCGCAACGAAGGCCTGTCGCTGGCCTATGCCGCGAACAACCTCGAAGTGCGCGCCATGCTCAACAGCCGGCGCGATGCCAACGGCAACTACAGCGACGCCTACAACTATTCCAAGGACGCGATCCTGGGCGGTACCTACCGCATCGGCGCGGCCAAGCTGTTCGCCGCCTATGAGGCCATCTCCGCCCCCGATGCCGCGGCCGGCGCCCCCAGCAAGCTCAAGCACGGCTGGCTGGGCGTGCGCTACGACGTGACGTCCGCGCTGACCCTGATCGGCGCAGGCTACCGCGTCAGCGCCAACCGCGGCAACGGCAACGCCACCCTGCTGATGGTGGGCGCGGACTACTACCTGTCCAAGCGCACCTTCCTGTACGCGTCGCTGGGCGGCGTGAACAACAGCTCCACCGCCAACTACGCGGCCGACGTCACCGTCAACGGCCCGGGCGCCGGTGCATCGCAGCGCGCGATGTACTTCGGCATGGGCCACTCGTTCTGA
- a CDS encoding MgtC/SapB family protein, with translation MTEWWEVILATTAGEFSDLPDLEQATRIVVRLGMAGLLGGLLGWEREHRGKAAGVRTHMLVSMGAALFVLVAEQEGIAPADNSRVLQGIIAGVGFLGAGTILKSDGAHQIRGLTTAAGIWLTAAIGVAAGLGREATALLSTLLALLVLAAEPLAQRLLHGRSAPAEDDAPAAGERRAAAGARSPSSAPNHGSETGSTGGGPPPAS, from the coding sequence ATGACGGAGTGGTGGGAGGTGATCCTGGCCACGACGGCCGGCGAATTTTCCGACCTGCCCGACCTGGAGCAGGCCACGCGCATCGTGGTGCGCCTGGGCATGGCCGGGCTGCTGGGCGGACTGCTGGGCTGGGAGCGCGAGCACCGCGGCAAGGCTGCCGGGGTGCGCACGCACATGCTGGTGTCGATGGGCGCGGCACTGTTCGTGCTGGTGGCCGAGCAGGAAGGCATCGCGCCCGCGGACAACAGCCGCGTGCTGCAGGGCATCATCGCAGGCGTGGGCTTCCTGGGTGCGGGCACCATCCTCAAGAGCGACGGCGCGCACCAGATACGCGGGCTCACCACCGCGGCCGGCATCTGGCTCACCGCGGCGATCGGCGTGGCGGCGGGCCTGGGCCGCGAGGCCACCGCGCTGCTGAGCACGCTGCTGGCGCTGCTGGTGCTGGCTGCGGAGCCGCTCGCGCAGCGGCTCTTGCACGGGCGCAGCGCCCCCGCGGAGGACGATGCGCCGGCAGCCGGGGAACGCCGGGCCGCGGCAGGAGCGCGCTCGCCCTCCTCGGCGCCGAACCACGGCAGCGAGACAGGCTCCACCGGCGGCGGCCCGCCCCCGGCATCCTGA
- a CDS encoding LysE family translocator — MPTAAQILAFLLAAVLITATPGPDNLMVLGMGMSRGRARGVAFGLGCAAGCLSHTLLAVLGVSAMIAASPAAFTVLKWVGGAYLVWLGVQALRHAGSGGSLRTDVAAQAAQPLRTLFARGMLANAVNPKVVLFFLSFLPQFAVPSQGAVGSQLGVLGLVFTLQAAVLFGLLGCFAGTIGGWLQRRPRAGLWLDRIAGTVFIALGLRMVAAR, encoded by the coding sequence ATGCCCACCGCCGCCCAGATCCTCGCCTTCCTGCTCGCCGCCGTCCTCATCACCGCCACGCCGGGGCCGGACAACCTCATGGTGCTGGGCATGGGCATGTCCCGGGGCCGGGCCCGGGGCGTGGCCTTCGGGCTCGGCTGCGCGGCGGGCTGCCTGAGCCACACGCTGCTGGCGGTGCTCGGCGTGAGCGCGATGATCGCGGCGTCGCCCGCTGCATTCACCGTGCTCAAGTGGGTAGGGGGCGCCTACCTCGTGTGGCTCGGCGTGCAGGCCCTGCGGCATGCCGGCAGCGGCGGCTCCCTGCGCACGGACGTGGCTGCCCAGGCCGCCCAGCCGCTGCGTACCCTGTTCGCCAGGGGCATGCTGGCGAATGCGGTCAATCCGAAGGTCGTGCTGTTCTTCCTCTCATTCCTGCCACAGTTCGCGGTGCCCTCGCAGGGCGCGGTGGGGTCGCAGCTGGGCGTGCTGGGGCTGGTGTTCACGCTGCAGGCAGCGGTGCTCTTCGGCCTGCTGGGCTGCTTCGCCGGCACCATCGGCGGCTGGCTGCAGCGCCGGCCGCGCGCCGGCCTGTGGCTGGACCGCATCGCGGGCACGGTCTTCATCGCGCTGGGCCTGCGCATGGTGGCGGCGCGCTGA
- a CDS encoding RidA family protein: protein MTPCSPAPNPSPAAHPVLSFANPPGLYDPAPNGYSHLAIVQGPARLIHVAGQGGEDAEGRLAEGFDAQVRQALDNLCTALAAAGAAPRDVARLTVLVVDHSEERLRSCGAALLARWAGAALPACTLIPVPRLALDGMLFEIDATAVLPAA, encoded by the coding sequence ATGACTCCTTGCTCACCAGCCCCGAATCCTTCCCCCGCTGCCCATCCCGTACTGTCCTTCGCCAACCCGCCCGGGCTCTACGACCCCGCGCCGAACGGCTATTCCCACCTGGCCATCGTGCAGGGGCCGGCCCGCCTCATCCACGTCGCCGGCCAGGGCGGGGAGGACGCCGAGGGCCGGCTGGCCGAGGGTTTCGATGCCCAGGTGCGCCAGGCGCTGGACAACCTCTGCACCGCGCTGGCCGCGGCGGGCGCCGCGCCGCGCGACGTCGCCCGCCTCACGGTGCTGGTGGTGGACCATTCGGAAGAACGGCTGCGCTCCTGCGGCGCGGCCCTGCTCGCCCGCTGGGCCGGCGCTGCCCTCCCGGCCTGTACGCTGATTCCCGTGCCGCGGCTCGCGCTCGATGGCATGCTGTTCGAAATCGACGCCACGGCAGTGCTGCCGGCGGCGTGA
- a CDS encoding MFS transporter, whose product MPSSSPATHAGPTPLTQAPAGLSTPVLLLMATACGLCAGANYFNQPLLHSIAVQLGVSESRAAFTVTIAQVSYAAGLLLLVPLGDKLERRRLVVALMALAACGLFLSGFAGSFGALAAGTLMTGLFSVAAQVLVPMAAALAAPGRSGRAVGLVMSGLLVGILAARSVAGLLSGVGGWSLVYRVGGIAILVVAVALWFALPALRTPNPPSYGQVLRSLATLARQHPRLRSRALLGGLSFGSVSVLFSTMALMLAGPAHRLGDAQIGLVGLAGVAGALMANWAGRMADRGHEQWTTRASVLLLAASWGALWLGGASLPWFLVGVLAIDLALQGVHISNQNVIYALAPQARSRLNAVYMTTYFAGAALGSALGSAAWQHGGWGATCAIGLAVAGANCAAMWHDARLARQAARHG is encoded by the coding sequence ATGCCATCCAGTTCCCCAGCCACCCACGCGGGCCCCACCCCGCTCACCCAGGCCCCTGCCGGCCTGTCCACGCCCGTCCTGCTCCTCATGGCCACGGCCTGCGGCCTCTGCGCCGGGGCCAACTACTTCAACCAGCCCCTGCTGCATTCGATCGCGGTGCAACTGGGCGTGAGCGAATCACGCGCCGCGTTCACCGTGACGATCGCCCAGGTGTCGTATGCGGCCGGCCTGCTGCTGCTGGTGCCGCTGGGCGACAAGCTGGAGAGGCGGCGCCTGGTGGTGGCGCTGATGGCGCTGGCCGCCTGCGGGCTGTTCCTGAGCGGATTCGCCGGCAGCTTCGGCGCACTGGCCGCCGGCACGCTGATGACGGGGCTGTTCTCGGTGGCGGCGCAGGTGCTGGTGCCGATGGCCGCGGCGCTGGCCGCGCCGGGGCGCAGCGGCCGAGCGGTGGGGCTGGTGATGAGCGGCCTGCTGGTGGGCATCCTGGCGGCACGCAGCGTGGCGGGGCTGCTGTCGGGCGTGGGCGGATGGAGCCTGGTGTACCGCGTGGGCGGGATCGCGATCCTGGTCGTGGCCGTGGCACTGTGGTTCGCCCTGCCGGCACTGCGCACGCCGAACCCGCCCAGCTACGGGCAGGTGCTGCGCTCGCTGGCCACCCTGGCGCGGCAGCACCCGCGGCTGCGCAGCCGGGCCCTGCTGGGCGGCCTGTCCTTCGGCTCGGTGAGCGTGCTGTTTTCCACGATGGCGCTGATGCTGGCCGGGCCCGCGCACCGGCTGGGAGACGCGCAGATCGGCCTGGTGGGGCTGGCGGGCGTGGCCGGCGCGCTCATGGCCAACTGGGCGGGCCGCATGGCCGACCGCGGACATGAGCAGTGGACCACGCGGGCCTCCGTGCTGCTGCTCGCGGCCAGCTGGGGCGCACTGTGGCTGGGCGGCGCCAGCCTGCCGTGGTTCCTGGTGGGGGTGCTGGCGATCGACCTGGCGCTGCAGGGCGTGCACATCAGCAACCAGAACGTGATCTACGCCCTGGCGCCGCAGGCCCGCTCGCGGCTCAACGCCGTGTACATGACGACCTACTTCGCCGGCGCCGCCCTCGGCTCCGCGCTGGGTTCGGCGGCATGGCAGCACGGCGGCTGGGGCGCCACCTGCGCCATCGGCCTGGCGGTGGCGGGCGCGAACTGCGCCGCGATGTGGCACGACGCCCGGCTGGCCCGGCAGGCGGCCCGCCACGGATGA
- a CDS encoding oxidoreductase-like domain-containing protein codes for MNTPHGPQALPAGLATLRTADDAARAFAALQALAQARGVTLRPPPGPPTTCCGRGCNGCVWEGFYAAAHWWCEDAQAALAQPPAGVPVAPAA; via the coding sequence GTGAACACGCCGCACGGCCCGCAGGCGCTCCCGGCAGGCCTCGCGACCCTGCGCACCGCAGACGACGCGGCGCGGGCGTTCGCCGCACTGCAGGCGCTGGCGCAGGCCCGTGGCGTCACTCTGCGGCCGCCGCCCGGGCCGCCCACCACCTGCTGCGGCCGCGGCTGCAACGGCTGCGTCTGGGAGGGCTTCTATGCCGCCGCGCACTGGTGGTGCGAAGACGCGCAGGCAGCGCTGGCCCAGCCTCCGGCAGGCGTGCCCGTCGCTCCTGCTGCCTGA
- a CDS encoding thiamine pyrophosphate-binding protein produces MTSTSLPTSPSAPAAATLRTGGQILVDQLILHGVRQLFCVPGESYLAVLDALHDADIAVTVCRQEGGAAMMAEAQGKLTGRPGICFVTRGPGATNASAGIHIAHQDSTPLIVFVGQVAREALGREAFQELDYGAVFGTMAKWVVQVDDARRLPELLSRAFHIATSGRPGPVVVALPEDMLTDVVPAADALPHAVAETHPGPDALRELAQRLASAERPVAILGGSRWSEAAVRDFTAFAEAWSLPVYCSFRRQMLFPASHRCYCGDLGLGANPKLLARIRESDLVLLVGGRLSEVPSQGYTLLDIPVPAQPLVHVHADADELGRLYRPAQAIHATPQAFTAALSAVRPEGAVRWAAHATAARADYLAWSDPAPIRIPGPLQMGEVMRHLREVLPPDTIFCNGAGNFATWVHRFWPFTAFASQLAPTSGSMGYGLPAGVGAKRLWPQREVVVFSGDGDFLMHGQEFATAVQYGLPVIVVLLDNGMYGTIRMHQEREYPGRVSATQLRNPDFRAYAQAFGGHGERVERTEDFAPALARARASGLPSVLHCLLDAEAITPTGTLAGIRGAAQAAGR; encoded by the coding sequence ATGACCTCGACCTCCCTGCCCACCTCTCCTTCCGCTCCGGCCGCCGCCACGCTCCGCACCGGCGGCCAGATCCTCGTGGACCAGCTCATCCTGCACGGCGTGCGACAGCTCTTCTGCGTGCCCGGCGAAAGCTACCTGGCGGTGCTCGACGCGCTGCACGATGCCGACATCGCCGTCACCGTCTGCCGCCAGGAAGGCGGCGCGGCCATGATGGCCGAGGCGCAGGGCAAGCTCACGGGCCGCCCGGGCATCTGCTTCGTCACGCGCGGTCCGGGGGCCACGAACGCCTCGGCCGGCATCCATATCGCGCACCAGGACTCGACGCCGCTGATCGTGTTCGTGGGGCAGGTGGCCCGCGAGGCGCTGGGCCGCGAAGCCTTCCAGGAGCTGGACTATGGCGCCGTGTTCGGCACCATGGCCAAGTGGGTGGTGCAGGTGGACGACGCGCGGCGCCTGCCGGAACTGCTGTCGCGGGCATTCCACATCGCCACCTCGGGCCGGCCCGGGCCGGTGGTGGTGGCGCTTCCTGAAGACATGCTGACGGATGTGGTGCCGGCCGCCGATGCCCTGCCCCACGCGGTGGCCGAGACCCACCCCGGCCCGGACGCGCTGCGCGAGCTGGCGCAGCGGCTGGCCTCGGCCGAGCGGCCGGTGGCCATCCTGGGCGGCAGCCGCTGGTCGGAAGCAGCGGTGCGCGATTTCACGGCCTTCGCCGAGGCATGGAGCCTGCCGGTGTACTGCTCGTTCCGGCGGCAGATGCTGTTTCCGGCCAGCCACCGCTGCTACTGCGGCGACCTGGGCCTGGGCGCCAATCCGAAGCTGCTGGCGCGCATCCGCGAAAGCGACCTGGTGCTGCTGGTGGGCGGGCGGCTGTCGGAGGTGCCCTCGCAGGGCTACACGCTGCTGGACATTCCCGTGCCGGCGCAACCCCTGGTCCACGTGCATGCGGATGCCGACGAACTGGGCCGGCTGTACCGCCCTGCGCAGGCCATCCATGCCACGCCGCAGGCCTTCACCGCCGCCCTCTCCGCGGTGCGGCCGGAAGGCGCGGTGCGCTGGGCCGCGCATGCCACCGCGGCGCGCGCCGACTACCTGGCCTGGAGCGATCCCGCGCCAATCCGCATTCCGGGCCCGCTGCAGATGGGCGAGGTGATGCGCCACCTGCGCGAGGTGCTTCCGCCGGACACCATCTTCTGCAACGGCGCGGGCAATTTCGCCACCTGGGTGCACCGGTTCTGGCCCTTCACGGCCTTCGCCAGCCAGCTCGCGCCCACCAGCGGCTCCATGGGCTACGGCCTGCCGGCCGGCGTGGGCGCCAAGCGGCTGTGGCCGCAGCGCGAAGTGGTGGTGTTCTCGGGCGACGGCGACTTCCTCATGCACGGGCAGGAGTTCGCCACCGCCGTGCAGTACGGCCTTCCGGTGATCGTGGTGCTGCTGGACAACGGCATGTACGGCACGATCCGCATGCACCAGGAGCGCGAATACCCCGGACGGGTGAGCGCCACGCAACTGCGCAACCCCGACTTCCGCGCCTATGCGCAGGCCTTCGGCGGCCACGGGGAGCGGGTGGAGCGCACGGAGGATTTCGCACCCGCGCTGGCCCGCGCCCGCGCGAGCGGCCTGCCCAGCGTGCTGCACTGCCTGCTGGATGCGGAGGCGATCACGCCCACGGGCACGCTGGCAGGCATCCGCGGCGCGGCGCAGGCGGCCGGCCGCTAA